One stretch of Periplaneta americana isolate PAMFEO1 chromosome 1, P.americana_PAMFEO1_priV1, whole genome shotgun sequence DNA includes these proteins:
- the LOC138699928 gene encoding uncharacterized protein, with the protein MDPTFPFVTILREDDGGAPGPTNGLPKGCPCTIVRRNNVVPIWSILENPSCLGSVRARPAERKARGGEARALVGAEAQREAKGKEGYGTARRREQVKCLEIDCGPQRLCDAEHSRQWSSIKVRAAFGGVSQSAARELVGLQVLDQGEPEFDV; encoded by the coding sequence agggaagatgatggtggtgcaccTGGACCGACTAACGGCTTACCAAAGGGCTGTCCGTGTACAATCGTAAGGAGGAACAATGTGGTACCCATCTGGAGCATTCTAGAAAATCCTAGTTGCCTCGGGAGTGTACGCGCGCGTCCAGCGGAAAGGAAGGCGCGGGGAGGCGAGGCTCGAGCTTTGGTAGGTGCTGAAGCGCAGCGCGAAGCAAAGGGGAAAGAAGGCTATGGGACAGCACGGCGGAGGGAGCAggtgaaatgtttggaaataGATTGTGGGCCCCAGAGGCTTTgcgacgcagaacattctagacaATGGTCTAGTATAAAAGTGCGAGCAGCCTTCGGaggagtcagtcagtcagctgcGAGAGAGCTAGTTGGTCTTCAAGTCTTGGATCAAGGtgaacctgagttcgacgtgtag